In Halobaculum rubrum, the following are encoded in one genomic region:
- a CDS encoding tyrosine-type recombinase/integrase, with product MSDDLDPMTPEAALDYYVDTRRYNLADETLKSHKYRLGSFVRWLVSEDHGGGPIMNMNDVDLRDVHAYRVFKREENWPDMEPCNAVSMQGQVSTLRVFFDHLADVKAVSPDFSDRIRLPQVRDGEGVDTRLLEAERAHAILDYLREWEYATPQHVAMLLFWRTSCRLGGLRSLDVEDFDRDDGALQFRHRPQQGTPLKNGTNGERDVSLIPRVVGVIEDYIDGPRRREVQDDYGRNPLITTARGRPATTTYRDWVYFWTQPCRIGEECPEGRDPNECEATAHDTLSKCPVNRSPHPVRAGSITAHRDAGTPREVVSDRGDVSEKILEAHYDQASKRQRMRRRREFIPDEL from the coding sequence GTGAGCGACGATCTCGATCCCATGACGCCGGAGGCCGCGCTGGACTACTACGTCGACACGCGGCGGTACAACCTCGCGGACGAGACGTTGAAGTCTCACAAGTACCGCCTCGGGTCGTTCGTTCGGTGGCTGGTTTCCGAGGACCACGGCGGCGGTCCGATCATGAACATGAACGACGTGGACCTCCGGGATGTCCACGCCTACCGCGTGTTCAAGCGGGAGGAGAATTGGCCCGACATGGAGCCGTGCAACGCCGTCTCCATGCAGGGACAGGTGTCCACGCTCCGGGTGTTCTTCGACCACTTGGCCGACGTGAAAGCCGTCTCCCCGGATTTCAGCGACCGGATCCGGCTCCCGCAGGTCCGCGACGGTGAGGGCGTGGACACGCGGTTGCTGGAGGCCGAACGCGCACACGCGATCCTCGACTACCTGCGAGAGTGGGAGTATGCGACGCCCCAACACGTCGCCATGCTGTTGTTCTGGCGGACCTCGTGCCGCCTCGGAGGACTTCGATCCCTCGACGTCGAGGATTTCGACCGGGACGACGGCGCGCTCCAGTTCCGCCACCGCCCGCAACAGGGGACGCCCCTCAAGAACGGGACGAACGGGGAACGGGACGTCTCCCTGATCCCGCGCGTCGTCGGTGTCATCGAGGACTACATAGACGGCCCGCGCCGTCGCGAGGTCCAAGACGACTACGGGCGGAACCCGCTGATCACGACGGCCCGCGGCCGCCCGGCAACGACGACGTATCGCGATTGGGTCTACTTCTGGACGCAACCCTGCCGGATCGGTGAGGAGTGTCCGGAGGGCCGCGACCCGAACGAGTGTGAGGCGACAGCTCACGATACACTCAGTAAGTGCCCGGTGAATCGGTCGCCTCACCCCGTTCGCGCGGGGTCGATCACGGCCCACCGTGACGCCGGAACGCCGCGCGAGGTCGTCAGCGATCGCGGCGACGTTTCGGAGAAGATCTTGGAAGCGCACTATGACCAAGCCTCGAAGCGCCAGCGGATGCGCCGTCGGCGCGAGTTCATCCCCGACGAACTATGA
- a CDS encoding PadR family transcriptional regulator: MSVEVDVGDDRSTNWTDLTAFEGDVLYALARLEADEETSYGLAVKRVLQDLYNQEINHGRLYPALDDLAKHGLVEKSALDKRTNEYVLTDTGRELLRGRIDLLADAFAGGASA; this comes from the coding sequence ATGAGTGTCGAGGTGGACGTTGGCGATGACCGGAGCACGAACTGGACGGACCTCACCGCGTTCGAGGGGGATGTCCTCTACGCGCTCGCTCGCCTCGAAGCCGACGAGGAGACGTCCTACGGACTCGCGGTGAAGCGCGTCCTGCAGGACCTTTACAACCAAGAGATCAACCACGGCCGTCTCTACCCGGCACTGGACGACCTTGCAAAACACGGCCTCGTCGAGAAGTCCGCTCTTGACAAGCGAACCAACGAGTACGTCCTCACGGATACCGGGCGGGAGCTTCTCCGCGGCCGGATCGACTTGCTCGCCGACGCGTTCGCTGGGGGTGCGTCTGCGTGA
- a CDS encoding DUF7563 family protein: MNRNFTRSGGSERECQFCGCHVTARFARVFGDENDVAHRCLSCDSTFRVQNGSAAGLDVDHPDPAENPNRNRGPRVGASVRADGGPDS, from the coding sequence GTGAACCGGAACTTCACCCGCTCCGGAGGTTCCGAACGGGAGTGTCAATTCTGCGGCTGCCACGTCACCGCCCGGTTTGCCCGGGTCTTTGGCGACGAGAACGACGTCGCACATCGCTGTCTCTCGTGTGACTCCACGTTCCGCGTCCAGAACGGGAGCGCCGCCGGACTCGACGTCGACCATCCCGATCCCGCAGAGAACCCGAACCGAAACCGCGGCCCACGTGTCGGGGCATCTGTCCGAGCCGATGGGGGGCCAGACTCTTGA
- a CDS encoding ArsR family transcriptional regulator has product MDFSILDALVDGRNVAANLHMTLDVSRPYVNSRLGQMADYGLVRRIGPNENAGLYEITERGRAALELRDEYEDADDFDAVIDAYLDDED; this is encoded by the coding sequence GTGGACTTCTCCATCTTGGACGCACTTGTCGACGGGCGGAACGTGGCCGCGAATCTCCACATGACACTTGATGTGTCGCGTCCTTACGTGAACAGTCGGCTCGGACAAATGGCGGACTACGGTCTCGTCCGCCGTATCGGACCCAACGAGAACGCCGGCCTCTACGAGATCACGGAGCGGGGCCGCGCCGCGCTGGAGCTGCGGGACGAGTACGAGGATGCGGACGACTTCGACGCGGTGATAGACGCCTACCTCGACGACGAGGACTGA